Proteins found in one Micropterus dolomieu isolate WLL.071019.BEF.003 ecotype Adirondacks linkage group LG10, ASM2129224v1, whole genome shotgun sequence genomic segment:
- the LOC123977879 gene encoding heterogeneous nuclear ribonucleoprotein Q isoform X5 produces MMSGDMATDHVNGNGTEEPMDTTAAVTQSEHFPALLEAGLPQKVAEKLDELYVAGLVAHSDLDERAIEALKEFNEEGALQVLVQFKESDLSHVQNKSAFLCGVMKTYRQREKQGTKVSDSTKGPDEAKIKELLDRTNYTLDVTTGQRKYGGPPPESVYSGAQPNVGTEIFVGKIPRDLFEDELVPLFEKAGPIWDLRLMMDPLSGLNRGYAFVTFCTKEAAQEAVKLCNNHEIRPGKHIGVCISVANNRLFVGSIPKSKTKEQIVEEFAKVTEGLSDVILYHQPDDKKKNRGFCFLEYEDHKAAAQARRRLMSGKVKVWGNVVTVEWADPIEDPDPEVMAKVKVLFVRNLANGVTEEILETSFSEFGKLERVKKLKDYAFIHFEERDGAVKALEEMNGRELEGEPIEIVFAKPPDQKRKERKAQRQAAKTQMYDDYYYYPPPPHMPPPVRGRGRGGNRGGYSYPPDYYGYDDYYDYYGYDYHNYRGGYDDPYYGYDDFQAPSRGRGGNRGPRGGSSPARGRGGAGAPRGRANFSQRGGPGPGRGGRGARGGVQPRGRGGQGKGVEAGPDASL; encoded by the exons ATG ATGTCTGGAGACATGGCCACAGATCACGTAAACGGGAACGGGACTGAGGAGCCGATGGACACCACAGCAGCGGTGACCCAGTCGGAACACTTCCCGGCTCTGCTGGAAGCTGGTTTACCCCAGAAAGTTGCTGAGAAGCTAGATGAACTTTACGTAGCAG GCCTAGTAGCGCATAGTGACCTAGACGAAAGGGCTATTGAAGCTTTGAAAGAATTCAACGAGGAGGGAGCCCTGCAGGTGCTGGTCCAGTTCAAAGAGAGTGATCTGTCACATGTGCAA AACAAAAGTGCCTTTCTCTGTGGGGTGATGAAGActtacaggcagagagagaaacaagggACTAAAGTTTCAGACTCCACTAAAGGACCGGATGAGGCTAAAATCAAAGAACTCCTGGACAGAACCAACTACACACTTGACGTAACAACAGGGCAGCGGAAGTATGGCGGCCCCCCCCCTGAGTCGGTGTACTCGGGTGCCCAGCCCAATGTTGGAACAGAG ATATTTGTGGGGAAGATTCCCCGTGACTTGTTTGAAGACGAGCTGGTTCCTCTCTTTGAGAAGGCCGGGCCCATCTGGGACCTCAGGCTAATGATGGACCCGCTGAGCGGCCTGAACAGGGGCTACGCCTTTGTCACGTTCTGCACCAAGGAAGCGGCCCAGGAGGCGGTGAAGCTG tgtaaTAATCATGAGATTCGCCCCGGCAAGCACATCGGGGTGTGTATATCTGTCGCCAACAACAGGCTATTTGTTGGCTCCATTCCCAAGAGTAAAACAAAGGAGCAGATTGTAGAAGAGTTTGCTAAAGTCACAg AGGGCCTCAGCGACGTCATACTGTACCACCAGCCCGACGACAAAAAGAAGAACCGAGGCTTCTGCTTCCTGGAGTACGAAGACCACAAAGCGGCCGCTCAGGCTCGCCGCCGGCTAATGAGCGGCAAGGTGAAGGTGTGGGGCAACGTGGTGACAGTGGAGTGGGCCGACCCCATCGAAGACCCTGACCCAGAGGTCATGGCGAAG GTGAAGGTTTTATTTGTGAGAAACCTCGCCAACGGTGTCACAGAGGAGATCCTGGAGACGTCCTTTAGTGAGTTTGGGAAACTGGAGCGAGTGAAGAAGCTCAAAGACTACGCTTTCATCCACTTCGAAGAGAGGGACGGTGCTGTGAAG GCTTTGGAAGAAATGAACGGGAGGGAGCTGGAGGGAGAGCCCATAGAGATTGTTTTCGCTAAGCCGCCTGATCAGAAAAGGAAGGAGCGCAAAGCTCAGAGACAAGCAgccaaaacacaaat GTATGATGACTATTACTACTACCCTCCCCCTCCCCACATGCCTCCTCCCGTCAGAGGCCGGGGCAGAGGCGGCAACCGGGGCGGCTATTCTTACCCCCCTGACTACTACGGCTATGATGACTACTACGACTACTACGGCTATGACTATCACAACTACCGCGGCGGCTACGACGACCCCTACTACGGGTACGACGACTTCCAGGCTCCGAGCCGAGGGCGGGGCGGCAACAGGGGCCCCCGGGGCGGATCCTCCCCGGCCAGGGGTCGAGGCGGCGCCGGGGCACCCAGGGGCAGGGCCAACTTCTCCCAGCGAGGCGGGCCCGGACCGGGCCGCGGCGGACGGGGCGCAAGAGGAGGCGTGCAGCCGAGAGGGCGAGGAGGG CAGGGAAAAGGGGTCGAGGCTGGTCCTGATGCGTCGCTATGA
- the LOC123977879 gene encoding heterogeneous nuclear ribonucleoprotein Q isoform X6, giving the protein MMSGDMATDHVNGNGTEEPMDTTAAVTQSEHFPALLEAGLPQKVAEKLDELYVAGLVAHSDLDERAIEALKEFNEEGALQVLVQFKESDLSHVQNKSAFLCGVMKTYRQREKQGTKVSDSTKGPDEAKIKELLDRTNYTLDVTTGQRKYGGPPPESVYSGAQPNVGTEIFVGKIPRDLFEDELVPLFEKAGPIWDLRLMMDPLSGLNRGYAFVTFCTKEAAQEAVKLCNNHEIRPGKHIGVCISVANNRLFVGSIPKSKTKEQIVEEFAKVTEGLSDVILYHQPDDKKKNRGFCFLEYEDHKAAAQARRRLMSGKVKVWGNVVTVEWADPIEDPDPEVMAKVKVLFVRNLANGVTEEILETSFSEFGKLERVKKLKDYAFIHFEERDGAVKALEEMNGRELEGEPIEIVFAKPPDQKRKERKAQRQAAKTQMYDDYYYYPPPPHMPPPVRGRGRGGNRGGYSYPPDYYGYDDYYDYYGYDYHNYRGGYDDPYYGYDDFQAPSRGRGGNRGPRGGSSPARGRGGAGAPRGRANFSQRGGPGPGRGGRGARGGVQPRGRGGGKGVEAGPDASL; this is encoded by the exons ATG ATGTCTGGAGACATGGCCACAGATCACGTAAACGGGAACGGGACTGAGGAGCCGATGGACACCACAGCAGCGGTGACCCAGTCGGAACACTTCCCGGCTCTGCTGGAAGCTGGTTTACCCCAGAAAGTTGCTGAGAAGCTAGATGAACTTTACGTAGCAG GCCTAGTAGCGCATAGTGACCTAGACGAAAGGGCTATTGAAGCTTTGAAAGAATTCAACGAGGAGGGAGCCCTGCAGGTGCTGGTCCAGTTCAAAGAGAGTGATCTGTCACATGTGCAA AACAAAAGTGCCTTTCTCTGTGGGGTGATGAAGActtacaggcagagagagaaacaagggACTAAAGTTTCAGACTCCACTAAAGGACCGGATGAGGCTAAAATCAAAGAACTCCTGGACAGAACCAACTACACACTTGACGTAACAACAGGGCAGCGGAAGTATGGCGGCCCCCCCCCTGAGTCGGTGTACTCGGGTGCCCAGCCCAATGTTGGAACAGAG ATATTTGTGGGGAAGATTCCCCGTGACTTGTTTGAAGACGAGCTGGTTCCTCTCTTTGAGAAGGCCGGGCCCATCTGGGACCTCAGGCTAATGATGGACCCGCTGAGCGGCCTGAACAGGGGCTACGCCTTTGTCACGTTCTGCACCAAGGAAGCGGCCCAGGAGGCGGTGAAGCTG tgtaaTAATCATGAGATTCGCCCCGGCAAGCACATCGGGGTGTGTATATCTGTCGCCAACAACAGGCTATTTGTTGGCTCCATTCCCAAGAGTAAAACAAAGGAGCAGATTGTAGAAGAGTTTGCTAAAGTCACAg AGGGCCTCAGCGACGTCATACTGTACCACCAGCCCGACGACAAAAAGAAGAACCGAGGCTTCTGCTTCCTGGAGTACGAAGACCACAAAGCGGCCGCTCAGGCTCGCCGCCGGCTAATGAGCGGCAAGGTGAAGGTGTGGGGCAACGTGGTGACAGTGGAGTGGGCCGACCCCATCGAAGACCCTGACCCAGAGGTCATGGCGAAG GTGAAGGTTTTATTTGTGAGAAACCTCGCCAACGGTGTCACAGAGGAGATCCTGGAGACGTCCTTTAGTGAGTTTGGGAAACTGGAGCGAGTGAAGAAGCTCAAAGACTACGCTTTCATCCACTTCGAAGAGAGGGACGGTGCTGTGAAG GCTTTGGAAGAAATGAACGGGAGGGAGCTGGAGGGAGAGCCCATAGAGATTGTTTTCGCTAAGCCGCCTGATCAGAAAAGGAAGGAGCGCAAAGCTCAGAGACAAGCAgccaaaacacaaat GTATGATGACTATTACTACTACCCTCCCCCTCCCCACATGCCTCCTCCCGTCAGAGGCCGGGGCAGAGGCGGCAACCGGGGCGGCTATTCTTACCCCCCTGACTACTACGGCTATGATGACTACTACGACTACTACGGCTATGACTATCACAACTACCGCGGCGGCTACGACGACCCCTACTACGGGTACGACGACTTCCAGGCTCCGAGCCGAGGGCGGGGCGGCAACAGGGGCCCCCGGGGCGGATCCTCCCCGGCCAGGGGTCGAGGCGGCGCCGGGGCACCCAGGGGCAGGGCCAACTTCTCCCAGCGAGGCGGGCCCGGACCGGGCCGCGGCGGACGGGGCGCAAGAGGAGGCGTGCAGCCGAGAGGGCGAGGAGGG GGAAAAGGGGTCGAGGCTGGTCCTGATGCGTCGCTATGA
- the LOC123977879 gene encoding heterogeneous nuclear ribonucleoprotein Q isoform X3, translated as MMSGDMATDHVNGNGTEEPMDTTAAVTQSEHFPALLEAGLPQKVAEKLDELYVAGLVAHSDLDERAIEALKEFNEEGALQVLVQFKESDLSHVQNKSAFLCGVMKTYRQREKQGTKVSDSTKGPDEAKIKELLDRTNYTLDVTTGQRKYGGPPPESVYSGAQPNVGTEIFVGKIPRDLFEDELVPLFEKAGPIWDLRLMMDPLSGLNRGYAFVTFCTKEAAQEAVKLCNNHEIRPGKHIGVCISVANNRLFVGSIPKSKTKEQIVEEFAKVTEGLSDVILYHQPDDKKKNRGFCFLEYEDHKAAAQARRRLMSGKVKVWGNVVTVEWADPIEDPDPEVMAKVKVLFVRNLANGVTEEILETSFSEFGKLERVKKLKDYAFIHFEERDGAVKALEEMNGRELEGEPIEIVFAKPPDQKRKERKAQRQAAKTQMYDDYYYYPPPPHMPPPVRGRGRGGNRGGYSYPPDYYGYDDYYDYYGYDYHNYRGGYDDPYYGYDDFQAPSRGRGGNRGPRGGSSPARGRGGAGAPRGRANFSQRGGPGPGRGGRGARGGVQPRGRGGVRGARGGRGGNVGGKRKADGYNQPDSKRRQTNNQNWGSQPIAQQPLQGGDHSGKRGRGWS; from the exons ATG ATGTCTGGAGACATGGCCACAGATCACGTAAACGGGAACGGGACTGAGGAGCCGATGGACACCACAGCAGCGGTGACCCAGTCGGAACACTTCCCGGCTCTGCTGGAAGCTGGTTTACCCCAGAAAGTTGCTGAGAAGCTAGATGAACTTTACGTAGCAG GCCTAGTAGCGCATAGTGACCTAGACGAAAGGGCTATTGAAGCTTTGAAAGAATTCAACGAGGAGGGAGCCCTGCAGGTGCTGGTCCAGTTCAAAGAGAGTGATCTGTCACATGTGCAA AACAAAAGTGCCTTTCTCTGTGGGGTGATGAAGActtacaggcagagagagaaacaagggACTAAAGTTTCAGACTCCACTAAAGGACCGGATGAGGCTAAAATCAAAGAACTCCTGGACAGAACCAACTACACACTTGACGTAACAACAGGGCAGCGGAAGTATGGCGGCCCCCCCCCTGAGTCGGTGTACTCGGGTGCCCAGCCCAATGTTGGAACAGAG ATATTTGTGGGGAAGATTCCCCGTGACTTGTTTGAAGACGAGCTGGTTCCTCTCTTTGAGAAGGCCGGGCCCATCTGGGACCTCAGGCTAATGATGGACCCGCTGAGCGGCCTGAACAGGGGCTACGCCTTTGTCACGTTCTGCACCAAGGAAGCGGCCCAGGAGGCGGTGAAGCTG tgtaaTAATCATGAGATTCGCCCCGGCAAGCACATCGGGGTGTGTATATCTGTCGCCAACAACAGGCTATTTGTTGGCTCCATTCCCAAGAGTAAAACAAAGGAGCAGATTGTAGAAGAGTTTGCTAAAGTCACAg AGGGCCTCAGCGACGTCATACTGTACCACCAGCCCGACGACAAAAAGAAGAACCGAGGCTTCTGCTTCCTGGAGTACGAAGACCACAAAGCGGCCGCTCAGGCTCGCCGCCGGCTAATGAGCGGCAAGGTGAAGGTGTGGGGCAACGTGGTGACAGTGGAGTGGGCCGACCCCATCGAAGACCCTGACCCAGAGGTCATGGCGAAG GTGAAGGTTTTATTTGTGAGAAACCTCGCCAACGGTGTCACAGAGGAGATCCTGGAGACGTCCTTTAGTGAGTTTGGGAAACTGGAGCGAGTGAAGAAGCTCAAAGACTACGCTTTCATCCACTTCGAAGAGAGGGACGGTGCTGTGAAG GCTTTGGAAGAAATGAACGGGAGGGAGCTGGAGGGAGAGCCCATAGAGATTGTTTTCGCTAAGCCGCCTGATCAGAAAAGGAAGGAGCGCAAAGCTCAGAGACAAGCAgccaaaacacaaat GTATGATGACTATTACTACTACCCTCCCCCTCCCCACATGCCTCCTCCCGTCAGAGGCCGGGGCAGAGGCGGCAACCGGGGCGGCTATTCTTACCCCCCTGACTACTACGGCTATGATGACTACTACGACTACTACGGCTATGACTATCACAACTACCGCGGCGGCTACGACGACCCCTACTACGGGTACGACGACTTCCAGGCTCCGAGCCGAGGGCGGGGCGGCAACAGGGGCCCCCGGGGCGGATCCTCCCCGGCCAGGGGTCGAGGCGGCGCCGGGGCACCCAGGGGCAGGGCCAACTTCTCCCAGCGAGGCGGGCCCGGACCGGGCCGCGGCGGACGGGGCGCAAGAGGAGGCGTGCAGCCGAGAGGGCGAGGAGGGGTACGTGGTGCTCGGGGTGGCCGCGGTGGAAATGTAGGAGGAAAGCGCAAAGCTGATGGGTACAACCAGCCAGATTCGAAGCGTCGCCAGACCAATAATCAGAACTGGGGCTCTCAACCCATTGCTCAGCAACCGCTCCAAGGTGGTGATCATTCTG GGAAAAGGGGTCGAGGCTGGTCCTGA
- the LOC123977879 gene encoding heterogeneous nuclear ribonucleoprotein Q isoform X2 → MMSGDMATDHVNGNGTEEPMDTTAAVTQSEHFPALLEAGLPQKVAEKLDELYVAGLVAHSDLDERAIEALKEFNEEGALQVLVQFKESDLSHVQNKSAFLCGVMKTYRQREKQGTKVSDSTKGPDEAKIKELLDRTNYTLDVTTGQRKYGGPPPESVYSGAQPNVGTEIFVGKIPRDLFEDELVPLFEKAGPIWDLRLMMDPLSGLNRGYAFVTFCTKEAAQEAVKLCNNHEIRPGKHIGVCISVANNRLFVGSIPKSKTKEQIVEEFAKVTEGLSDVILYHQPDDKKKNRGFCFLEYEDHKAAAQARRRLMSGKVKVWGNVVTVEWADPIEDPDPEVMAKVKVLFVRNLANGVTEEILETSFSEFGKLERVKKLKDYAFIHFEERDGAVKALEEMNGRELEGEPIEIVFAKPPDQKRKERKAQRQAAKTQMYDDYYYYPPPPHMPPPVRGRGRGGNRGGYSYPPDYYGYDDYYDYYGYDYHNYRGGYDDPYYGYDDFQAPSRGRGGNRGPRGGSSPARGRGGAGAPRGRANFSQRGGPGPGRGGRGARGGVQPRGRGGVRGARGGRGGNVGGKRKADGYNQPDSKRRQTNNQNWGSQPIAQQPLQGGDHSAGKRGRGWS, encoded by the exons ATG ATGTCTGGAGACATGGCCACAGATCACGTAAACGGGAACGGGACTGAGGAGCCGATGGACACCACAGCAGCGGTGACCCAGTCGGAACACTTCCCGGCTCTGCTGGAAGCTGGTTTACCCCAGAAAGTTGCTGAGAAGCTAGATGAACTTTACGTAGCAG GCCTAGTAGCGCATAGTGACCTAGACGAAAGGGCTATTGAAGCTTTGAAAGAATTCAACGAGGAGGGAGCCCTGCAGGTGCTGGTCCAGTTCAAAGAGAGTGATCTGTCACATGTGCAA AACAAAAGTGCCTTTCTCTGTGGGGTGATGAAGActtacaggcagagagagaaacaagggACTAAAGTTTCAGACTCCACTAAAGGACCGGATGAGGCTAAAATCAAAGAACTCCTGGACAGAACCAACTACACACTTGACGTAACAACAGGGCAGCGGAAGTATGGCGGCCCCCCCCCTGAGTCGGTGTACTCGGGTGCCCAGCCCAATGTTGGAACAGAG ATATTTGTGGGGAAGATTCCCCGTGACTTGTTTGAAGACGAGCTGGTTCCTCTCTTTGAGAAGGCCGGGCCCATCTGGGACCTCAGGCTAATGATGGACCCGCTGAGCGGCCTGAACAGGGGCTACGCCTTTGTCACGTTCTGCACCAAGGAAGCGGCCCAGGAGGCGGTGAAGCTG tgtaaTAATCATGAGATTCGCCCCGGCAAGCACATCGGGGTGTGTATATCTGTCGCCAACAACAGGCTATTTGTTGGCTCCATTCCCAAGAGTAAAACAAAGGAGCAGATTGTAGAAGAGTTTGCTAAAGTCACAg AGGGCCTCAGCGACGTCATACTGTACCACCAGCCCGACGACAAAAAGAAGAACCGAGGCTTCTGCTTCCTGGAGTACGAAGACCACAAAGCGGCCGCTCAGGCTCGCCGCCGGCTAATGAGCGGCAAGGTGAAGGTGTGGGGCAACGTGGTGACAGTGGAGTGGGCCGACCCCATCGAAGACCCTGACCCAGAGGTCATGGCGAAG GTGAAGGTTTTATTTGTGAGAAACCTCGCCAACGGTGTCACAGAGGAGATCCTGGAGACGTCCTTTAGTGAGTTTGGGAAACTGGAGCGAGTGAAGAAGCTCAAAGACTACGCTTTCATCCACTTCGAAGAGAGGGACGGTGCTGTGAAG GCTTTGGAAGAAATGAACGGGAGGGAGCTGGAGGGAGAGCCCATAGAGATTGTTTTCGCTAAGCCGCCTGATCAGAAAAGGAAGGAGCGCAAAGCTCAGAGACAAGCAgccaaaacacaaat GTATGATGACTATTACTACTACCCTCCCCCTCCCCACATGCCTCCTCCCGTCAGAGGCCGGGGCAGAGGCGGCAACCGGGGCGGCTATTCTTACCCCCCTGACTACTACGGCTATGATGACTACTACGACTACTACGGCTATGACTATCACAACTACCGCGGCGGCTACGACGACCCCTACTACGGGTACGACGACTTCCAGGCTCCGAGCCGAGGGCGGGGCGGCAACAGGGGCCCCCGGGGCGGATCCTCCCCGGCCAGGGGTCGAGGCGGCGCCGGGGCACCCAGGGGCAGGGCCAACTTCTCCCAGCGAGGCGGGCCCGGACCGGGCCGCGGCGGACGGGGCGCAAGAGGAGGCGTGCAGCCGAGAGGGCGAGGAGGGGTACGTGGTGCTCGGGGTGGCCGCGGTGGAAATGTAGGAGGAAAGCGCAAAGCTGATGGGTACAACCAGCCAGATTCGAAGCGTCGCCAGACCAATAATCAGAACTGGGGCTCTCAACCCATTGCTCAGCAACCGCTCCAAGGTGGTGATCATTCTG CAGGGAAAAGGGGTCGAGGCTGGTCCTGA
- the LOC123977879 gene encoding heterogeneous nuclear ribonucleoprotein Q isoform X4, whose product MMSGDMATDHVNGNGTEEPMDTTAAVTQSEHFPALLEAGLPQKVAEKLDELYVAGLVAHSDLDERAIEALKEFNEEGALQVLVQFKESDLSHVQNKSAFLCGVMKTYRQREKQGTKVSDSTKGPDEAKIKELLDRTNYTLDVTTGQRKYGGPPPESVYSGAQPNVGTEIFVGKIPRDLFEDELVPLFEKAGPIWDLRLMMDPLSGLNRGYAFVTFCTKEAAQEAVKLCNNHEIRPGKHIGVCISVANNRLFVGSIPKSKTKEQIVEEFAKVTEGLSDVILYHQPDDKKKNRGFCFLEYEDHKAAAQARRRLMSGKVKVWGNVVTVEWADPIEDPDPEVMAKVKVLFVRNLANGVTEEILETSFSEFGKLERVKKLKDYAFIHFEERDGAVKALEEMNGRELEGEPIEIVFAKPPDQKRKERKAQRQAAKTQMYDDYYYYPPPPHMPPPVRGRGRGGNRGGYSYPPDYYGYDDYYDYYGYDYHNYRGGYDDPYYGYDDFQAPSRGRGGNRGPRGGSSPARGRGGAGAPRGRANFSQRGGPGPGRGGRGARGGVQPRGRGGVRGARGGRGGNVGGKRKADGYNQPDSKRRQTNNQNWGSQPIAQQPLQGGDHSET is encoded by the exons ATG ATGTCTGGAGACATGGCCACAGATCACGTAAACGGGAACGGGACTGAGGAGCCGATGGACACCACAGCAGCGGTGACCCAGTCGGAACACTTCCCGGCTCTGCTGGAAGCTGGTTTACCCCAGAAAGTTGCTGAGAAGCTAGATGAACTTTACGTAGCAG GCCTAGTAGCGCATAGTGACCTAGACGAAAGGGCTATTGAAGCTTTGAAAGAATTCAACGAGGAGGGAGCCCTGCAGGTGCTGGTCCAGTTCAAAGAGAGTGATCTGTCACATGTGCAA AACAAAAGTGCCTTTCTCTGTGGGGTGATGAAGActtacaggcagagagagaaacaagggACTAAAGTTTCAGACTCCACTAAAGGACCGGATGAGGCTAAAATCAAAGAACTCCTGGACAGAACCAACTACACACTTGACGTAACAACAGGGCAGCGGAAGTATGGCGGCCCCCCCCCTGAGTCGGTGTACTCGGGTGCCCAGCCCAATGTTGGAACAGAG ATATTTGTGGGGAAGATTCCCCGTGACTTGTTTGAAGACGAGCTGGTTCCTCTCTTTGAGAAGGCCGGGCCCATCTGGGACCTCAGGCTAATGATGGACCCGCTGAGCGGCCTGAACAGGGGCTACGCCTTTGTCACGTTCTGCACCAAGGAAGCGGCCCAGGAGGCGGTGAAGCTG tgtaaTAATCATGAGATTCGCCCCGGCAAGCACATCGGGGTGTGTATATCTGTCGCCAACAACAGGCTATTTGTTGGCTCCATTCCCAAGAGTAAAACAAAGGAGCAGATTGTAGAAGAGTTTGCTAAAGTCACAg AGGGCCTCAGCGACGTCATACTGTACCACCAGCCCGACGACAAAAAGAAGAACCGAGGCTTCTGCTTCCTGGAGTACGAAGACCACAAAGCGGCCGCTCAGGCTCGCCGCCGGCTAATGAGCGGCAAGGTGAAGGTGTGGGGCAACGTGGTGACAGTGGAGTGGGCCGACCCCATCGAAGACCCTGACCCAGAGGTCATGGCGAAG GTGAAGGTTTTATTTGTGAGAAACCTCGCCAACGGTGTCACAGAGGAGATCCTGGAGACGTCCTTTAGTGAGTTTGGGAAACTGGAGCGAGTGAAGAAGCTCAAAGACTACGCTTTCATCCACTTCGAAGAGAGGGACGGTGCTGTGAAG GCTTTGGAAGAAATGAACGGGAGGGAGCTGGAGGGAGAGCCCATAGAGATTGTTTTCGCTAAGCCGCCTGATCAGAAAAGGAAGGAGCGCAAAGCTCAGAGACAAGCAgccaaaacacaaat GTATGATGACTATTACTACTACCCTCCCCCTCCCCACATGCCTCCTCCCGTCAGAGGCCGGGGCAGAGGCGGCAACCGGGGCGGCTATTCTTACCCCCCTGACTACTACGGCTATGATGACTACTACGACTACTACGGCTATGACTATCACAACTACCGCGGCGGCTACGACGACCCCTACTACGGGTACGACGACTTCCAGGCTCCGAGCCGAGGGCGGGGCGGCAACAGGGGCCCCCGGGGCGGATCCTCCCCGGCCAGGGGTCGAGGCGGCGCCGGGGCACCCAGGGGCAGGGCCAACTTCTCCCAGCGAGGCGGGCCCGGACCGGGCCGCGGCGGACGGGGCGCAAGAGGAGGCGTGCAGCCGAGAGGGCGAGGAGGGGTACGTGGTGCTCGGGGTGGCCGCGGTGGAAATGTAGGAGGAAAGCGCAAAGCTGATGGGTACAACCAGCCAGATTCGAAGCGTCGCCAGACCAATAATCAGAACTGGGGCTCTCAACCCATTGCTCAGCAACCGCTCCAAGGTGGTGATCATTCTG agaCTTGA